TCGAACGCGCCTTCGGGGTCGAGCAGATCCTGCAGCCGCGGACCGTCGGCCGGGGCACGGCGGCCCTGGACCGGGGTGCCGGGCGGTGCGATGAGGGCCTGCTGGAGCGTGTCGGCGAGGTCGCGGCTGATGTCGCCCGATGCCGTGTCGTTCTGCAGGCCGAGCAGGACCGAGCCGTCGTCGCGGCGCAGGGCCGGCCAGGCCATCGGCAGGACCGTGGCCAGGGTGACGGACGGGACGCCCTCGGGGAGGCCGCCCTTCAGGGGCAGCTCGACGGTGGCGGCCGGCACCAGTTCGCGCAGTGCCACCCAGTCGCACTCGCCCGGCAGCCCTTCGAACGGGCGGTGCACCAGCTCGGTCACCGCGTGCGCGGCGGCCCGGCCGTGGCAGGCCTTGTAGCGACGGTCGCTGCCGCAGGGGCACGGCTCGCGTGCGCCGACAACCGGGATCTCTCCATCGCTGAGCTGCGGGCGGGCCTTGGTCTGGGGTCGCTTCTTGGCCATCGTGGGTGTCTCCCGGTTACGGCTCGTCTCGTACGGCGCGAGCCTAGCCGTTCCCACCATGCGCGACGGGAGCCTGTGGACAACCCACCGGGTCGTGCCGGAAGCAGGGCCTCTGGCGGAGCAGTGCCTGTGCCGGAACCCGTGCCGTCAGACCAGGTCGTTCCGTCGGGTCAGGTCGCCCCGTCAGTCCAGGTCGTCGAAGGCGTCCGCGAAGTCGAGGCCGGATATCGCGCCCACCGTCGGCGCTGCGACGCGCGTAGCGAAGTCGTCGCGGCGGTGCCCGGCATCCGGATCATGAACGTCGTCGTGGACCACGACCCAGACCGTGACCTCACCCCGGGGGTCGTCCCGTATGCCCCAGTCGTCGGCGAGGGCGGTGATGATGTTCAGCCCGCGGCCGCCGTGCGCGGTGACCGAGGGTGTGGCCGGAGCGGGGCGGGTGGGCCCGCCGCCGTCCGT
Above is a window of Streptomyces sp. DT2A-34 DNA encoding:
- a CDS encoding DUF5926 family protein, giving the protein MAKKRPQTKARPQLSDGEIPVVGAREPCPCGSDRRYKACHGRAAAHAVTELVHRPFEGLPGECDWVALRELVPAATVELPLKGGLPEGVPSVTLATVLPMAWPALRRDDGSVLLGLQNDTASGDISRDLADTLQQALIAPPGTPVQGRRAPADGPRLQDLLDPEGAFEPVVHAGFEFWVPDAENATPEVAASLERANAAAIPTVRLTGVDSAYWCETPDKNHLRWVMPHPEEQLLDALARLHAAGKSNLGEGTRLVGSFRAHGLTVPVWDLPSGVGAEDVEKPAAEFAERLAAALATDAPLTADERRARGGLTNRQVTLS